ATTCTTCACACTCTTGGATGGGATCTTTCTTCACTACAACTTCTACTATAGCGGGGCGATTCCCAAATAAACCTAGGAATCCCCTCTTACCCTCATCAATAATCTTTATATCTACTCGATCTTTCGAAACATTTAATTGTCTTAAAGCATCTTGTACTGCCAGCTCGACTGTTTGTCCTTTAGCAGTAATTATACTCACTTGCTTGATCCTCCTGCCTTACTAGCCTTAATTTCAGGCCCTTTGATCAAATACATTTGAGCAATACCAAAGATGTTACCAACTACCCAGTATAGTGATAATGCTGCTGGGAAGTTAATTGCAAAGACTAAAATCATGATTGGCATAAGCCAAATCATCATTGCCATTTGCGGGTTTTGTCCAGCTGTCCCTGCCATTGCAAGTTTTTGCTGAATAAAGGTCGTAATAGCCGCAACAACTGGAAGGATATAGTAAGGATCTGCCTGTCCTAAATCAAACCATAAGAATGTATGCTTACTAATTTCTGATGTTCTCATAATCGCATGATAAAACGCGAATAAAATAGGCATCTGAACAAAAATTGGTAAACATCCTGCTAATGGATTTACACCATTTTTTTGATATAACTGCATCATTTCTTGTTGTAGTTTTTGCTGTGTTGCTTGATCTTTAGAGCTATATTTCTCTTTTAATCTTACCATTTCTGGTTGTAACGCTTGCATTGCCTTCGTACTTTTCGTTTGTTTAATCATTAATGGTAATAATGCAAAACGAATAATAAGAGTCGTAACAACGATTGCTAAACCATAATTCTTACCGAATAATTCTGCAAAATACGTGATTAACTGAGACAGTGGATATACGAAATATTCGTTCCAAATCCCAGTACTATTTGGCGTAATCGGCTGACCCGTTTCACTACAACCAGTAGCAATTGCCATTAATGCAACAACCATGGCTAGTAAACCTAGTTTCTTTTTCAAAGCCTACTCCTCCTTGTATCGGTATGTATATAGTGTAATTCATTTCCTTACGCTACTTTTTTATTCTTTTCATACCAGAGCGTTTAAAGACATGAATTAAGCTTTTCTTTACTTCTTCATATGTCATCTCTGCACAAGGCTTCCTTGCTATTATAACAAAATCTTTTCCAGAATCTATCTCATCTTTTAATTCCATAATCGCTTGGCGAATCATACGCTTAATTCGATTACGAACTACTGCATTTCCTATTTTCTTACTAACAGAAAGGCCGATGCGAAAGTATGGCTGTTTTTCTTTAT
This genomic interval from Bacillus cereus contains the following:
- the rnpA gene encoding ribonuclease P protein component, producing the protein MKKKNRIKKNDEFQAVFQKGQSNANRQFVVYQLNKEKQPYFRIGLSVSKKIGNAVVRNRIKRMIRQAIMELKDEIDSGKDFVIIARKPCAEMTYEEVKKSLIHVFKRSGMKRIKK
- the spoIIIJ gene encoding YidC family membrane integrase SpoIIIJ, which encodes MKKKLGLLAMVVALMAIATGCSETGQPITPNSTGIWNEYFVYPLSQLITYFAELFGKNYGLAIVVTTLIIRFALLPLMIKQTKSTKAMQALQPEMVRLKEKYSSKDQATQQKLQQEMMQLYQKNGVNPLAGCLPIFVQMPILFAFYHAIMRTSEISKHTFLWFDLGQADPYYILPVVAAITTFIQQKLAMAGTAGQNPQMAMMIWLMPIMILVFAINFPAALSLYWVVGNIFGIAQMYLIKGPEIKASKAGGSSK